A genomic stretch from Cellulomonas sp. KRMCY2 includes:
- a CDS encoding DEAD/DEAH box helicase, with the protein MRVALGQPGPRCAAAGPPRPAASRVRCTGHNGPVSRAQPGADPLAGFSAATRAWFDAAFERPTAAQTGAWAAIGAGEHALVVAPTGSGKTLAAFLWALDRLAVGPPPQDAAHRCRVLYVSPLKALAADVERNLRSPLVGIRQAATRLGVPFPEVRVGVRTGDTPPTERRAFATRPPDVLITTPESLFLILTSAARAGLAGVETVIIDEIHAVAGTKRGAHLALSLERLDALLETRREADGAPGNPGGRAIQRIGLSATVRPVEAVARFLGGVRGPDDGGRSVTVVQPPATKEIEIRVVVPVPDLSDLGALSGPGRQPGAAGRRASTEGDLTGSAAGGPARRSIWPHVEERVVDLVAAHRSTLVFTNSRRGAERLTARMNEVWAERLGADLPDPGSLHPAQVTAQSGAAVGVPTSDASTILARAHHGSMSRAERTRTESELKAGRLPAVVATSSLELGIDMGAVDLVVQVGSPPSVASGLQRVGRAGHQVGAVSRGVVFPTFRGELVPAAVVAERMRAGLIERLDVPANPLDVLSQQIVAMVAVDDWTVEQLATLVRRSAPFAELGDATLRAVLDMLAGRYPSEEFAELRPRIVWDRSTGVLTGRPGSLRLAVTSGGTIPDRGLYGVFLATGSESGDVQADPGIGPGGTRIRGGKRVGELDEEMVYESRVGDTFTLGSSTWRIEEITPDRVVVSPAPGLPGRLPFWKGDARGRPAELGRAQGRWVRELAALPADAARARAAAAGLDPWAADNLVAYLTEQRDATGQVPDDATIVVERFRDEIGDWRIVVHSPYGAKVHAPWALVLAARLRERYGLDAAALHSDDGIVLRLPDMVAAGGGTWDTAGARWLEPDDGPAIELADLLVDPDEVERAVREELGGSTLFAARFREAAGRALLLPRRRPDKRQPLWQQRQRSAQLLAVASQYPQFPILLEAARECLQDDFDVAALTELMRDVVARRVRVVEVTTTSPSPFAQSLLFGYTAQFLYDGDAPLAERRAAALTLDPTLLAELLGHGGSSQLADLLDPDAVLRTEAELMGTAPERQARHAEDVADVVRRHGPLTDADVAERTRPDARAELTGWLTELERSRRLISVRLGPAGAWHWAAVEDAGRLRDAFGVALPVGVPEDFTEVVPDPLGDLVRRHARTHGPFTATQVAGRFGIGVAVVAEVLGRLESAGLLACGRLRPDVLGGTAEDYCDTEVLRTLRRRSLAALRAEVEPVPQQTLGVFLPRWQGVAELADPGFLEQDGDPGGTRREGEPAGTRAAGSAARSRGSRLRGIDGLARVVEQLAGATVPASALETLVLPARVVDYAPQMLDELTAAGEVLWAGHAPLASRDGLVSLHQAATADLTLPVPVERTGTVLDTPAHEAVLAALVGHGAFFLEPLTARVAEILGAAGERDADAIGSPQPSQSQVAEVLWDLVWAGYVSNDGLAPLRSRLGAGTGRGAGGTAHPARRSVPRGRSLGSLALRPARIGRAGAPGRPPLASARADAVGRWSLLPDRETDPTVRAHALAAQLLDRHGVLTRAVAPAEGIGGQFGPVYRVLAALEQAGQVRRGYFVEHLGGSQFAMPGAVDELRVDAGAVAGHDGVGDDGVSTSGPETIPGPTFVLAATDPANPYGAALAWPDQGPRQAAGDGAVPGAGAVPGDGASTATSAPADSVAAAVVGPPTADAARHRPGRKAGAVVVLVGGCLVLYVERGGRTLLSFDARPAMLAAAARALAATARTGRLGRLTLYRLDGVDLLDRVTLGTPAAKALAEAGFGTTPRGLRLRPASGER; encoded by the coding sequence ATGCGCGTCGCCCTCGGGCAGCCGGGGCCACGATGCGCAGCCGCGGGTCCGCCACGCCCCGCGGCCTCGCGTGTCCGATGCACCGGTCACAATGGCCCGGTGAGCAGAGCGCAGCCCGGCGCCGACCCGCTGGCGGGTTTCTCGGCGGCGACCCGCGCCTGGTTCGACGCCGCCTTCGAGCGGCCGACGGCGGCCCAGACGGGCGCGTGGGCGGCCATCGGGGCGGGCGAGCACGCCCTGGTCGTCGCACCGACCGGTTCCGGGAAGACGCTGGCGGCCTTCCTGTGGGCCCTGGACCGCCTGGCGGTCGGGCCACCGCCCCAGGACGCGGCCCACCGCTGCCGGGTGCTGTACGTCTCGCCGCTCAAGGCGCTCGCTGCGGACGTCGAGCGCAACCTGCGATCGCCGCTCGTCGGCATCCGCCAGGCCGCGACCCGCCTGGGGGTGCCGTTCCCCGAGGTGCGGGTCGGCGTGCGCACGGGTGACACGCCACCCACCGAGCGCCGCGCCTTCGCAACCCGGCCACCGGACGTGCTCATCACGACCCCGGAGTCGCTGTTCCTGATCCTGACCTCCGCCGCCCGCGCGGGTCTCGCGGGCGTCGAGACGGTGATCATCGACGAGATCCACGCCGTGGCAGGGACCAAGCGCGGTGCGCACCTCGCCCTGAGCCTCGAACGGCTCGACGCGCTGCTCGAGACCCGGCGCGAGGCGGACGGCGCCCCGGGGAACCCCGGAGGTCGCGCGATCCAGCGGATCGGGCTGTCGGCGACGGTCCGTCCGGTGGAGGCCGTCGCGCGGTTCCTCGGCGGTGTGCGCGGGCCTGACGACGGCGGCCGTTCGGTCACCGTCGTCCAGCCCCCGGCGACCAAGGAGATCGAGATCCGGGTCGTCGTCCCGGTGCCCGACCTGAGCGACCTCGGTGCCCTCAGCGGTCCGGGCCGGCAGCCGGGAGCAGCCGGCCGCCGGGCGTCGACCGAGGGCGACCTGACCGGCTCGGCCGCGGGCGGCCCGGCCCGGCGGTCGATCTGGCCGCACGTGGAGGAGCGGGTCGTCGACCTGGTCGCGGCCCACCGCTCGACGCTGGTGTTCACCAACTCCCGACGTGGCGCCGAACGCCTGACGGCGCGGATGAACGAGGTCTGGGCGGAGCGTCTCGGCGCCGACCTGCCCGACCCCGGGAGCCTGCACCCGGCGCAGGTCACCGCGCAGTCGGGCGCAGCCGTCGGCGTGCCGACCTCCGACGCGTCGACGATCCTGGCCCGCGCCCACCACGGCTCGATGAGCCGCGCCGAGCGCACCCGGACCGAGTCCGAGCTCAAGGCCGGCCGGCTGCCCGCGGTCGTCGCGACCTCGTCCCTCGAGCTGGGCATCGACATGGGGGCGGTCGACCTCGTGGTCCAGGTGGGGTCGCCACCGTCGGTCGCGTCCGGGCTGCAGCGCGTCGGCCGGGCCGGGCACCAGGTGGGTGCGGTGTCCCGCGGGGTGGTCTTCCCGACCTTCCGCGGCGAGCTCGTCCCGGCCGCCGTCGTCGCAGAACGGATGCGTGCGGGCCTCATCGAGCGACTGGATGTGCCGGCCAACCCGCTCGACGTGCTCAGCCAGCAGATCGTCGCCATGGTCGCGGTCGACGACTGGACCGTGGAGCAGCTCGCGACGCTCGTGCGCCGGTCCGCCCCGTTCGCCGAGCTCGGTGACGCGACCCTGCGCGCCGTCCTCGACATGCTTGCCGGTCGGTACCCCAGCGAGGAGTTCGCCGAGCTCCGGCCACGGATCGTGTGGGACCGGAGCACCGGTGTGCTGACCGGACGCCCCGGGTCGCTGCGGCTCGCGGTCACCAGCGGCGGCACCATTCCCGACCGTGGCCTGTACGGCGTCTTCCTGGCCACCGGGTCCGAGAGCGGCGACGTCCAGGCGGACCCTGGCATCGGCCCCGGCGGAACCCGGATCCGGGGCGGCAAGCGCGTCGGCGAGCTCGACGAGGAGATGGTCTACGAGTCCCGGGTCGGTGACACGTTCACGCTCGGCTCGAGCACCTGGCGGATCGAGGAGATCACCCCCGACCGGGTCGTCGTGAGCCCTGCACCGGGCCTGCCGGGGCGACTGCCGTTCTGGAAGGGCGACGCGCGCGGTCGTCCGGCCGAGCTGGGCCGCGCCCAGGGCCGATGGGTGCGCGAGCTCGCCGCCCTGCCGGCCGACGCCGCCCGGGCACGGGCCGCAGCGGCAGGCCTCGATCCGTGGGCGGCCGACAACCTGGTCGCGTACCTGACCGAGCAGCGCGACGCGACCGGACAGGTGCCGGACGACGCGACGATCGTCGTCGAACGCTTCCGGGACGAGATCGGCGACTGGCGCATCGTCGTCCACTCCCCCTACGGCGCGAAGGTGCACGCCCCGTGGGCGCTCGTGCTCGCCGCACGGTTGCGCGAACGCTACGGCCTCGACGCCGCTGCGCTGCACTCGGACGACGGGATCGTGCTCCGCCTGCCGGACATGGTCGCCGCCGGTGGCGGGACCTGGGACACCGCGGGCGCCCGCTGGCTCGAGCCGGACGACGGCCCGGCCATCGAGCTGGCCGACCTGCTCGTCGACCCGGACGAGGTCGAGCGGGCGGTGCGCGAAGAGCTGGGCGGCTCGACCCTGTTCGCCGCGCGGTTCCGCGAGGCTGCCGGCCGCGCGCTGCTCCTGCCCCGACGCCGTCCGGACAAGCGTCAGCCCCTGTGGCAGCAGCGGCAGCGCTCGGCGCAGCTGCTCGCCGTGGCGTCGCAGTACCCGCAGTTCCCGATCCTGCTCGAGGCCGCACGGGAGTGCCTGCAGGACGACTTCGACGTCGCGGCGCTGACGGAGCTCATGCGTGACGTGGTGGCCCGCCGGGTGCGCGTCGTCGAGGTCACGACGACGTCACCGTCCCCCTTCGCCCAGTCGCTGCTGTTCGGCTACACCGCCCAGTTCCTGTACGACGGCGATGCGCCCCTCGCGGAGCGACGGGCTGCTGCCCTGACCCTGGACCCGACGCTGCTGGCCGAGCTGCTGGGCCACGGCGGCTCGTCGCAGCTCGCCGACCTGCTCGACCCGGACGCCGTGCTGCGCACCGAGGCCGAGCTCATGGGCACGGCCCCCGAGCGGCAGGCACGGCACGCCGAGGACGTCGCGGACGTCGTACGTCGACACGGACCGCTGACCGACGCCGACGTGGCCGAGCGCACACGGCCCGATGCCCGGGCCGAGCTCACCGGATGGCTGACCGAGCTCGAACGCAGCCGACGGCTGATCTCGGTGCGGCTCGGTCCGGCCGGCGCCTGGCACTGGGCGGCCGTCGAGGACGCCGGACGCCTGCGCGACGCGTTCGGCGTCGCCCTGCCGGTCGGCGTGCCGGAGGACTTCACCGAGGTCGTGCCCGACCCGCTCGGCGACCTCGTCCGACGCCATGCACGCACGCACGGTCCGTTCACCGCGACCCAGGTGGCCGGCCGGTTCGGCATCGGGGTCGCCGTCGTGGCCGAGGTCCTGGGGCGGCTGGAGAGCGCCGGCCTGCTCGCCTGCGGCCGGCTGCGTCCGGACGTCCTGGGCGGTACCGCGGAGGACTACTGCGACACCGAGGTGCTCCGCACGCTCCGGCGGCGGTCGCTCGCTGCGCTGCGGGCCGAGGTCGAGCCGGTCCCGCAGCAGACGCTCGGTGTCTTCCTTCCGCGGTGGCAGGGCGTCGCCGAGCTCGCCGACCCCGGGTTCCTCGAGCAGGACGGCGACCCGGGCGGCACACGTCGGGAGGGCGAGCCGGCCGGCACGCGCGCCGCAGGCAGCGCCGCACGGTCACGAGGCAGCAGGCTGCGCGGCATCGACGGACTGGCTCGCGTGGTCGAACAGCTCGCGGGAGCCACCGTCCCCGCCTCGGCGCTGGAGACCCTCGTCCTGCCGGCCCGGGTGGTCGACTACGCACCGCAGATGCTCGACGAGCTGACCGCCGCCGGCGAGGTTCTCTGGGCCGGCCACGCCCCGCTCGCCTCCCGGGACGGCCTGGTGAGCCTGCACCAGGCCGCGACCGCCGACCTGACCCTGCCGGTTCCCGTCGAGCGCACGGGCACCGTCCTCGACACCCCCGCCCACGAGGCGGTGCTGGCAGCGCTCGTCGGCCACGGCGCGTTCTTCCTCGAGCCCCTGACGGCACGCGTCGCTGAGATCCTCGGTGCTGCGGGCGAACGCGACGCCGACGCCATCGGCTCGCCGCAGCCGTCGCAGAGCCAGGTCGCCGAGGTGCTCTGGGACCTGGTCTGGGCCGGGTACGTGTCCAACGACGGTCTCGCCCCGCTGCGTTCGCGGCTGGGTGCCGGGACCGGGCGGGGTGCGGGTGGGACGGCCCACCCGGCGCGACGATCGGTGCCCCGCGGGCGGTCGCTCGGCAGCCTCGCACTGCGGCCGGCGCGCATCGGCCGGGCGGGCGCGCCGGGTCGCCCGCCGCTCGCGAGCGCGCGGGCCGACGCCGTCGGGCGCTGGTCGTTGCTGCCCGACCGCGAGACCGACCCGACCGTCCGGGCACATGCGCTGGCCGCCCAGCTGCTCGACCGGCACGGGGTGCTCACCCGCGCGGTCGCTCCGGCCGAGGGCATCGGTGGGCAGTTCGGACCCGTCTACCGCGTTCTGGCAGCCCTCGAGCAGGCCGGGCAGGTCCGCCGTGGCTACTTCGTCGAGCACCTCGGCGGGTCGCAGTTCGCCATGCCCGGCGCGGTCGACGAGCTGCGCGTCGACGCCGGCGCCGTGGCCGGCCACGACGGGGTCGGCGACGACGGGGTCAGCACGTCCGGTCCGGAGACGATCCCCGGCCCGACGTTCGTGCTCGCCGCGACCGACCCGGCCAACCCGTACGGCGCGGCACTCGCCTGGCCCGACCAGGGGCCACGGCAGGCCGCGGGTGACGGTGCGGTTCCTGGTGCCGGTGCCGTTCCTGGCGACGGTGCGTCCACTGCGACCTCCGCCCCGGCCGACAGCGTCGCCGCTGCGGTGGTGGGTCCGCCGACAGCCGATGCGGCACGTCACCGACCGGGCCGGAAGGCCGGTGCGGTGGTCGTGCTGGTCGGGGGCTGCCTCGTGCTCTACGTCGAACGCGGTGGCCGGACGCTGCTCTCCTTCGATGCGCGTCCCGCGATGCTCGCGGCCGCGGCCCGCGCCCTGGCCGCGACGGCACGCACCGGGCGCCTCGGCCGGTTGACCCTGTACCGCCTGGACGGGGTGGACCTGCTCGACCGGGTGACCCTCGGCACCCCCGCGGCGAAGGCGCTCGCCGAGGCGGGCTTCGGGACCACGCCACGGGGGCTCCGCCTGCGTCCCGCGTCGGGTGAGCGCTGA
- a CDS encoding DNA-formamidopyrimidine glycosylase family protein, with amino-acid sequence MPEGDILKRTARSLDRALTGSVLVRAELRWPSAASVDLTGTTVIGTESYGKHVFTRFDDGRSLHTHLRMDGSWQIARTGSAGSSARGPFVRAVLASTDWTAVGDRLGMLDVVATRDEHTLIAHLGPDVLGDAFPTAGLPVALERFADRGSTPVAEVLLDQTVVAGLGTIYMAESLFVRRLWPWTAGRDVADPASLLMTARVLMERSVVAQHPTATGDDRRGLTTWVHGRLRQPCRRCGTPVAVGQARAAPMQRPVFYCPGCQGPARVSRRA; translated from the coding sequence ATGCCGGAGGGCGACATCCTCAAGCGCACGGCCAGGTCGCTCGACCGCGCCCTGACCGGCTCGGTGCTGGTCAGGGCGGAGCTCCGCTGGCCGAGCGCCGCATCGGTCGACCTGACCGGGACGACGGTCATCGGCACCGAGTCCTACGGGAAGCACGTGTTCACCCGCTTCGACGACGGGCGTTCGTTGCACACCCACCTGCGGATGGACGGTTCGTGGCAGATCGCGCGCACGGGTTCCGCGGGCTCGAGCGCGCGCGGGCCCTTCGTCCGGGCGGTGCTGGCCTCGACCGACTGGACGGCGGTCGGCGATCGACTCGGCATGCTCGACGTCGTGGCGACCCGTGACGAGCACACCCTCATCGCGCACCTCGGGCCGGACGTCCTCGGCGACGCGTTCCCGACGGCCGGGCTGCCGGTGGCCCTCGAGCGGTTCGCAGACCGAGGGTCGACACCCGTGGCCGAGGTCCTGCTGGACCAGACCGTCGTGGCAGGCCTCGGCACGATCTACATGGCGGAGTCGCTCTTCGTGCGCCGGCTGTGGCCGTGGACCGCGGGGCGGGACGTGGCAGACCCGGCGTCACTCCTGATGACCGCGCGCGTCCTGATGGAGCGCAGCGTCGTGGCCCAGCATCCGACGGCGACAGGCGACGACAGGCGGGGACTGACCACGTGGGTGCACGGAAGGCTCCGGCAGCCCTGCCGGCGCTGCGGCACCCCGGTCGCCGTCGGCCAGGCACGGGCGGCCCCGATGCAGCGGCCGGTCTTCTACTGTCCGGGCTGCCAGGGCCCGGCGAGGGTCAGCCGACGGGCGTGA
- a CDS encoding helix-turn-helix domain-containing protein, translating to MVVLRREIGDVLRGARQRQGRTLREVSSAARVSLGYLSEVERGQKEASSELLGSICDALAVPLSLILREVSDRIAVAEGLTIPDTVPADLAAYLGRGNQNGPWSRRAELTPVG from the coding sequence ATGGTCGTCCTGCGACGCGAGATCGGCGACGTCCTTCGTGGTGCCCGCCAGCGCCAGGGCCGGACCCTGCGCGAGGTCTCGTCGGCTGCGCGCGTCTCGCTCGGGTACCTGAGCGAGGTCGAACGCGGTCAGAAGGAAGCCTCCTCCGAGCTCCTGGGCTCGATCTGCGACGCGCTCGCCGTGCCGCTCTCGCTCATCCTGCGTGAGGTCAGCGACCGGATCGCCGTGGCTGAGGGCCTCACGATCCCTGACACCGTCCCGGCCGACCTCGCCGCCTACCTCGGCCGCGGGAACCAGAACGGCCCGTGGTCGCGCCGCGCCGAGCTCACGCCCGTCGGCTGA
- a CDS encoding CinA family protein, whose translation MNGEPCGPCDAGRLVALLTNAGRTVAVAESLTGGSVTDAIVAVSGASRCLRGSVVAYATDLKAGLLGVPQELIDRHGAVSPQVAAAMASGVRERLGADYGIGTTGVAGPALQDGQPPGTYHVAVEGPWGGEVVSIRPEVGTPSSRPGVRDAARDAALALALRRAAHDLHGTGHHGTDLHGTDLHGTDLHGTDHHAPPH comes from the coding sequence ATGAACGGTGAGCCCTGCGGCCCGTGCGACGCCGGCCGGCTGGTCGCCCTCCTGACGAACGCCGGTCGCACCGTCGCCGTCGCCGAGTCGCTCACCGGTGGTTCGGTGACGGACGCCATCGTCGCGGTGAGCGGCGCCTCCCGCTGCCTGCGCGGCAGCGTCGTGGCCTATGCGACGGACCTCAAGGCAGGGCTGCTCGGCGTGCCCCAGGAGCTCATCGACCGGCACGGCGCGGTGAGCCCACAGGTCGCCGCCGCGATGGCCTCCGGTGTCCGCGAGCGTCTGGGTGCCGACTACGGCATCGGTACGACGGGCGTCGCCGGCCCGGCGCTCCAGGACGGTCAGCCACCGGGGACGTACCACGTGGCCGTCGAGGGGCCGTGGGGCGGCGAGGTCGTCTCGATCCGCCCGGAGGTGGGAACCCCGAGCTCCCGTCCCGGCGTGCGGGACGCAGCACGTGATGCCGCGCTCGCGCTCGCGCTGCGCCGGGCGGCGCACGACCTCCACGGGACAGGCCACCACGGGACCGATCTCCACGGGACCGATCTCCACGGGACCGACCTCCACGGGACCGACCACCACGCTCCGCCGCACTGA
- the pgsA gene encoding CDP-diacylglycerol--glycerol-3-phosphate 3-phosphatidyltransferase: protein MGVVEARTSVLNIPNAVTVARVLLVPVVVAALLTDDGSGSWRWVAAGIFALAAATDRLDGYLARRLDQVTDWGKLVDPIADKLLIGATLVTLSWLGDLPWWVTVVILVRELGITVMRFAVLQYVVIPASHGGKVKTVLQSFGIGLFVLPLHLLHPVVTVVAWVVIVVAVILTVVTGVDYLRRGWSVRQAAA from the coding sequence ATGGGCGTGGTCGAAGCAAGGACGTCGGTCCTCAACATCCCCAACGCCGTGACCGTCGCCCGGGTGCTCCTGGTCCCTGTCGTGGTCGCAGCGCTGCTGACCGACGACGGCTCAGGGAGCTGGCGATGGGTCGCGGCCGGCATCTTCGCCCTGGCAGCGGCGACCGACCGGCTCGACGGGTATCTCGCGCGGCGGCTGGACCAGGTCACCGACTGGGGCAAGCTCGTCGACCCCATCGCCGACAAGCTGCTGATCGGCGCAACCCTCGTGACGCTGTCCTGGCTCGGCGACCTGCCCTGGTGGGTCACGGTCGTCATCCTCGTGCGTGAGCTCGGCATCACCGTGATGCGCTTCGCCGTCCTCCAGTACGTGGTGATCCCGGCCTCCCACGGGGGGAAGGTGAAGACCGTGCTGCAGTCGTTCGGCATCGGGCTGTTCGTGCTCCCGTTGCACCTGCTGCACCCCGTCGTGACAGTCGTCGCGTGGGTCGTGATCGTCGTGGCGGTCATCCTGACGGTCGTGACCGGGGTCGACTACCTCAGGCGTGGCTGGTCCGTCCGGCAGGCGGCGGCATGA
- a CDS encoding CapA family protein — protein MTRHSRSDAPRPALGRALAVVVTLLVAGAAGAAAFAGLPLAAGHSDQPAGEPRPAAAEPTRSPTPTPTPTPTRPPDAVFTLVAAGDVLLHEPVIGSARTADGYDFAPLLAPIQPWVAGADLALCHLEVPIAPPGTPTSGYPMFGAPVEITASLAANGWDGCSTASNHSVDRGLAGVVTTLDALDAAGLGHVGTARTAEEAAAPAGV, from the coding sequence GTGACGCGCCACTCCCGGTCGGACGCACCGCGACCGGCCCTCGGCCGGGCGCTCGCGGTCGTCGTCACGCTGCTCGTGGCCGGGGCGGCAGGTGCCGCAGCGTTCGCCGGCCTGCCGCTGGCCGCCGGCCACAGCGACCAGCCCGCCGGGGAGCCACGACCGGCCGCGGCCGAGCCGACGCGCAGCCCGACGCCCACCCCGACACCGACACCCACCCGGCCGCCGGACGCCGTCTTCACCCTCGTCGCAGCCGGCGACGTCCTGCTGCACGAGCCGGTGATCGGCTCCGCCCGGACGGCGGACGGGTACGACTTCGCTCCGCTGCTCGCCCCGATCCAGCCGTGGGTCGCCGGCGCCGACCTCGCGTTGTGCCACCTCGAGGTGCCCATCGCGCCGCCGGGGACGCCGACGTCGGGCTACCCGATGTTCGGTGCGCCGGTCGAGATCACCGCGTCGCTGGCCGCCAACGGCTGGGACGGCTGCTCCACGGCGTCGAACCACAGCGTCGACCGCGGGCTGGCCGGCGTGGTCACCACCCTCGACGCCCTGGATGCCGCGGGGCTCGGTCATGTCGGCACCGCGCGCACGGCCGAGGAGGCCGCAGCCCCCGCAGGTGTATGA
- a CDS encoding CapA family protein has product MRQEQTIRVAHIAATYGTNGLPVPADAPWSVTLIDTAALVQQAIAARAAGADIVVASIHCCVEYVSEATEDQVRVAAELAASGVIDLVIGHHAHVPQPISKIAGGPRGEGMWVAYGLGNLISNQDAACCVARTDSGLLMTATFRKPIDGPATVTGVEWTSVTVDRHGGHLVQPLTPAVAAGQGAGTLTPADLVARQARVVEAVGVEAPERLGPPQPTGPAPIVVARPAPADPAVPDVPDVPVAPDAPSAPPAG; this is encoded by the coding sequence GTGCGACAGGAGCAGACGATCCGGGTCGCGCACATCGCCGCGACGTACGGCACGAACGGTCTGCCGGTCCCGGCGGACGCGCCGTGGTCGGTGACGCTCATCGACACGGCCGCGCTCGTCCAGCAGGCGATCGCTGCTCGCGCGGCAGGTGCCGACATCGTGGTGGCGAGCATCCACTGCTGCGTCGAGTACGTCTCCGAGGCCACCGAGGACCAGGTGCGGGTCGCTGCCGAGCTCGCCGCGTCCGGCGTCATCGATCTGGTGATCGGGCACCACGCCCACGTCCCGCAGCCGATCAGCAAGATCGCCGGCGGCCCGCGCGGCGAGGGCATGTGGGTGGCGTACGGCCTCGGGAACCTCATCTCCAACCAGGACGCCGCCTGCTGCGTCGCGCGCACCGACTCCGGACTCCTGATGACCGCAACCTTCCGCAAGCCGATCGACGGTCCGGCGACCGTCACGGGTGTCGAGTGGACGTCCGTGACCGTCGATCGACACGGCGGTCACCTCGTGCAGCCGTTGACCCCGGCCGTGGCAGCGGGGCAGGGCGCCGGGACACTGACACCCGCGGACCTGGTCGCTCGTCAGGCGCGGGTCGTCGAGGCTGTCGGCGTCGAGGCGCCTGAGCGGCTCGGCCCACCACAACCGACCGGACCGGCACCGATCGTCGTCGCCCGGCCGGCGCCGGCCGACCCGGCCGTGCCGGACGTGCCGGACGTTCCCGTCGCACCCGACGCGCCGTCGGCCCCACCCGCGGGCTGA